Within the Papaver somniferum cultivar HN1 unplaced genomic scaffold, ASM357369v1 unplaced-scaffold_132, whole genome shotgun sequence genome, the region tactgcattatgcatcaattttttatatgtacgactaaaatcaaccaaaaaatggtaatataacttgttgtagatgcataattttgttttccaaatgcataatttgttatgcagtggagaaaatggttgcataattcgttatgcgtctgcagaatgtgttatgtatcgtttttggtgactgcataatggttaagtatcaaattttcaaaaaatttccctaaaatgaggatcacctccgattttttcgttaaaaacaaaaatttgatattcttgtttgtactcgttgcagctcttttaaaaagatttccaacgatataaaatttgtaaaattctaaggcgcagatttttagatatgttatgtccaagttgcgcaaCCGATTATActcctgaaaaattaggctgcgtaacgagttatgcctgaaaagatattATGCATAATCAGTTATGTATCGATGCATAACCagttatatatatattcaatcaaaaagaaagaagagaaagagagttCACCGGGAGTTAGCGCCTACGCTTGCTTGGAATGAGAATATTATTCTTTTTGCCCTAATTTCCCCTTAGTGAAAACTACTCTACAAATAGTAAGTTGATTATTCTCTCCTCAGTCAGTCCTCACTTTTCTCTTCTCTCTgtgaaataaaaaaacaaagaaaagaagaagaagatggagaaatctCAGATCTGGTTTGGTATTGTATTCCTAGGTTTACTTTTGTTATCATCAGCTGTTACTGCTGATGATGTTGTTATTCTTACCGATGAGAATTTTGAGAAACAAGTTGGTCAAGATCGAGGTGCCCTTGTTGAATTTTATGCTCCATGGTATATTCtcttcctttccttaattttatgattttcctTTTACTGTTTTTTATTTACTTTGATAAATCTGTAAATGGTTTTTGATAAATCTTTGAACGAAAATTGGTTGTTCGATAAATATTATGGGTTTTGGTTATATGTGTTTGATATTTTGCTTCAGTGAAAATTCCTTTTCTACAGCTTATTAGAAGTGTAGATCACAATCGTAAAAATTGGGTTTTCTCTGTTTCATTTTACCTATTTGAATTTTGGCTTCGGGTAGGTGTGGGCACTGTAAGAAGCTTGCACCAGAGTATGAGAAGCTTGGTGGAAACTTTAAGAAGGCTAAATCTGTTCTTATTGGAAAGGTTAAATGATTCTAACTTGTTTACTTCTGATCTATGTTGAGTTTTTGCAAGAAGctggtttgtttggaaatctcATTATTCGTAGAgtgtttgttaagatttggatggTGTAATATATGATACAGGTCGACTGTGACGAGCATAAAAGTGTCTGCGGTAAATATGGCGTTTCTGGTTACCCAACACTTCAGTGGTTCCCCCAAGGTTCTTTGGAGCCAAAGAAGTAAGTGTTACAGTTAAAAGGACAGGGCTCATCTTTTACTTCGTGTAGTTTCATATTGAATGCATTTGTCTTAGCAGTTAGcaatatatatacataaaatgaATCGCTTAAACCTTGTAGATATGAAGGCCCACGTACAGCAGAAGCCCTTACTGAGTTTGTGAATACTGAAGCAGGTAAGCATTCAGCAATTTCCCATATGATGTTGTTTCACTGCTTTATTCTGGTTAATATCTCTTTAATTGTTTAAGTACTCTGCTGAATTGTGGTCAGTGGTTGTACTGTTGTTTCTGGATTTTGGATAATGTAGTAGCTCTCAGTTGTGCTGTAAGGAGAAAGCATATGTTCCAATTTCAATTGAATCCAGTATTGAATTTGGAAGATGTCTTTTCCCCTTTCCTCTCTTTATCTCCCCAAAAATTATTAAACCAAAAGCGACTGCTAGAACCTGATTTATCCGTATTATCTTTCGCTGGAAATGTGGCTGACATTCTTTCAGTCATTATGAGTTTATTTTATTGGATGGAGAATTCTCTTTCTAAACATCTCTGATATGCAGGAACTAATGTGAAGCTCGTGACAATTCCTTCCAGTGTAGTGGTTTTAACAGGAGAAAACTTCAATGAGATTGTCTTGGATGAAACCAAAGACGTTTTGGTTGAGTTTTATGCCCCTTGGTGAGCGTTCTTCAAAACTGATTATCTTTAAATTATGATGATGACAATAAAACCTTGCTGCTTCCCTCATTGAGAATTAACCTGCTGTGGGATTATTCTATGTAACCTTAGCATGTTTCTTTTTCCTGTGCAGGTGTGGTCACTGCAAAAGCCTTGCTCCCGTAAGTAAAAATATAGACATTTCGTTGTCGTTTACCTTTCCTTCTAGGCAACATCTAACAATCTAAGGTGTCAAGTATGAGTTATGCCTTTTATTCTAAGCTCTCATTCTCTTTATTTTCAGATCTATGAAAAGGTTGCATCTGCCTATAAATTGGAAggagatgttgtcattgctaATCTGGATGCTGACAAACACAAGGATCTAGCTGAAAGGTGGGTTAAATAAGGCGATTAGTCAATTTGCATTCTGCTAAATTTGCAACTTGTAATAAGTGGTGCATGATACATTTCCAAATACGTATGCAGGTATGGCATTAGTGGCTTCCCCACCTTGAAGTTCTTCCCCAAGGGAAACAAAGCTGGTGAAGATTACGATGGTGGCCGGGATGTCGATGATTTTGTGTCTTTCATCAATGAAAAGTGCGGAACTAGCCGTGATGGAAAAGGGCAACTCACTTCTCAAGTGAGTAAATAGTATACTACGAATTCAAAGTTGCATAATAACTCTATACAGTATTCTCATTTTCTGATTTTGTGTCTAAATTTTTTCTCGGGATAGGCTGGTATTGTTGCTAGTTTGGATGCCTTGGTAAAGGAATTTGTTAGTGCCAGCAATGAGGAAAAGAAAGCAGTTGTATCTCGCATAGAGGAAGAGGTTGAAAAGCTGAAGGATTCCTCTGCAAGGTAAACTCTCCAGCAGAAATAATTTTGCAGATATGAGATCTGATTGATGCTTCTGATTCAAATTTAAGGGCTATCTGACCCTCAATTGCCCTAACTTTCCCAGGTATGGTAAGATTTACTTAAAGGCAGCCAAGACTTGTTTGGAGAAGGGTTCTGATTATGCCACTAAAGAAATGGAGCGTCTTAAGCGCATGCTTGAAAAGGTACAATCCTAATAATTCGAACAACAATATTTTTAAATTGGCCTAGTTTCCTGCTTCTAATAGTGTTCTATTTTGCGTGCTTCTTGTTGTAAATTTTGCAGTCAATCAGCCCTGCAAAGGCAGACGAGTTCAACTTGAAGAAGAACATATTGTCAACGTTTGCTGCTTGATCTTCCACACAATCTTTTGGCGCATCTTTGATAGGCTTGGTTTAAAGTGTAGCAAATGACTATCCATGTTAATTTCAACAGGAAATAGATCTTTATCTTGAGTTCATATGATCTGCGGGAAGTAAAATCACGATTAATCATAAAGTTGTTCACTATCAATTGTtggttgaattttgattttttttagagttttctctAATCTTCTTTAGTGCAGGAAGTAAATTTCTCAGGGTTATGTTAACTAGGAATTCTTATTTCGAACATTGTATGCGTCAAAAACGtattttgattttcccttgccaTAGAGCACCATGTAGGAAGTTTGTCTTGGAATTCTAAATCTCACACCCAGCCCTGCAATAGCCTATTTGATTAACTTCATTATTGTTAACATTGGAGAATTATGCCATGGTTTTGTTACAAGGCGCATGTCGGTGACAGAAAATGATTTAGTGGCACATATTTGGATAATTGGATTGGTTGCTATAACAGTTCCACAGAAATCTGCAAAATTGCTGTACCAGACAAAATACTTGGCCACTACTGTGAATGGGACAAAAGATAGCCGAGTAAACAAAGTCTCGAATGTGCCTCTCAAAAACAGACAATACACTGAGTGATACCATTTGAGATGCTATAGCTGCTCTGTAAAATTGtataccaaaaataaataaatagttgtTCTGTAGAAAAACTCCCAACTAGTAACTACTAAAGCTATCAAACTCCAATTGCAGCAACCTGAGGTTTCCACTATTCTTTTTTTCTAGCATGTTACGGTGAAGCTTAAGTATTGGCTTTATCAGTAGCAAGTTAGCAACCTAAGGCTGCTCTTCATGATCTCAGTGACAACCAGAAATAGGTTGCTattaggaagaaaaaaataatctgtCTCAGACTGACTCGGGTCTGACTTCGATCTGAATGGGACTTCATGAACTTTTTAAGCTTGTGTTTTGTATTGTGTTGTCTTCGATTGATTTAGAAGGCGGAGGTATTCCAGAGAGTTTAGGTTTAGTGAGATTTTTCAAACAACATGAACAAATGTGTAGCAACACTTAATTTTTGATAGAATCTACGGAATACAAACTTTCATTAAATTCAATACAGAATGGTGAATCAAACCCAGACGACGACTAGTCACTCACTGCTACAAGTAAAGGTATAAATCCTCTTATATTATGCATCGGTTACACCATATATATGTAGGAAGTTTTCTTGCAACTTGATCGGTATTCTAACTTCCTTTCTTGGACGCAAACACGCTTTAATATTACTAGTAGTGTTTCATTAGAGCACGAAATACCACCCCAAGAAAATCATAATAGGAAGATTAGAAACATAAAAAGATGCACCCCTCACAGTAGTAACCTTATGTGCATCGTTCGATTCTAGGTGCTCAGCCACATTAAAATTCCCTGCACAGGATAATGAACATGTTAACTACACTACTACAGTCGTGAATGTCAAAAAGATGTCGCAAGAGTAGTTACCTCTTTCATCGGTGTCGCTGCATCCAGCCTTGATTGTAGCCTTTATGTCCCAAATCGTGGCTTTGTTGTAAAACAAAAAGTTCGATAGTATGTTTCCAATGCAATCAAGAACAAGATGAGTTTCAGTCAAGCAGGCACCGCTGCAGTATTCATCGGTCGCTTCTCGTGGAACATTTATATTCCCACTTTGTGTTAGTCTATAACTTTCTTTACAACTGCTGTAAACCTTCCTTGGCGAAATATCACAAAGACAACAACAGATAGTTTTTGTCAGAAATTTGTGAGCCCAAATGTATTTCACTTGTGGCTTATATTTTTTTAGCTTCAGTTTAGTGGGTTTTACTTACATATCTATCATTGAAACAATACAATGCCTTGGCAACGATTTGAGCTGGATCTTCCACTCCAGTTCCGCCTTGCACTCCGTTCCCCCCTCCATGAACTTCCACTGGATTATTCCCATTCTCATGGACTTGCACTCCGTTGTCTCcataatcttcatcttctgctaccAGGATTATAAATTAGTTAGTCATGCATAGAATGCACTAGAATATAAATAAAGTAATTAACAATTTTTTAATTTCGGCCATGAATAAACTGACAACCTGATTTGCAACATAAGCTAGACATGCATAGCAGTGTTATAACAAAGAACAAAGGTTTTAATCTAAATGAGAAAGCCATTGCTGAGAGATTGATTAACAAATGACAATGCAAGAGAACAATGCAAATTGTGGTAACATATATACAAATCTTACTTTGCTAAAATTAGTAAAAAGAGAAATATAGGTAGATAAATGAAATCACCAAATGGAACACAGAAAAGTCAGGTATTTACTAACACCAAACCAAACCCAAAATTTTAGGCAAGACCAAATTGCAAAAGAGAGGTTTATGTTGTTCAAGCCACAGTTGGGGAAAGAGTGACCGAGTTAGAGGATGGTGGTTGTGTAAACTCACCAAATTCTTATTGCTTTACAGACTTTTACTTTTTCTTGCTTGGGGTTAATGGAGAAGCATGAAAGTAACTTTTACTTTTTGAACCATATGCAGAAGCCATAAGTCGGCTGTTTTAAGTCTTTATTCTTGGAAATGCATGTGATTTTGTTTTTCATCATAAAAGCATGCTCTCAGTGTCTAAGATTGCAATTTGTAATCTACTTTTGTCCTTCGGTTTGCTTCTCTATAATCTTTCGAGGAAAACATGGGGATCATATTTTCCTACCTAAGTTAGTTCTCTCTATCAAGACTAAAACACTTTTTTTCTTCCCTTTATTCGATTTCAGAAACTTTATAAAATTTGGTAATcaaaagcgagggtctaaaatAAAGTGTATAATATGTCTCTTTGGAAACTTGAGATATCGAGAAAATGCATTGAGTTTGTGACTCAAAATGACAGCGAGTACTTTAATAGCCCTAACCACCAAATCTTTTCACCGGAAAAAgtcgaaaaaaagaagaagaaaaaatggagaaGTGGGGCATTGATCCCCATACCTCTCGCATGCTAACTAGCGCTCTACCATCTGAGCTACATCCCCGTGATGGTCTATAAATACCACAATGCTtttatattcaattttcgaagtTATGTCAAAGTCGAAGACCTTTGGAGGGATCACATATGATAGTAGGACTGTAGGAGTCCCTACTGGAAATGGTGCAATCCATTTTATTTAGTACAGTCTAACGTGAGCTGTGTCTGGTGTGGTGGGTGTGTGATATCGGCCGACACCCACGTTGTCtccaactagggctgcacatgggcaggtatgggcgggtataagctaaaaccaacctcgcacccacagactgcgggttttttttttcataaccaaccccgcacccacaaacagcgggcgggttttgttacccgcccgctacgggttgggcgggtatgggtttaaacgggtttaaatccgctttatattcaagtatttagagtaacttctattctccttgattaagtgagaaaaaaaaaccaaaacccccaaaatattcatatctaggaagttcacagatgaagattaagtgttgaatctgttgatttttcgattgttgttgatttctggtgaagattcgaagttgttgttgtcgatttctggtgaagatttctggtaattgtcgttcgtaggtgaagaagaagaactgaggaggaagaagaggagaggccgaacagagagaagagtgtagaaagtgaatgagggttatcagttatcctatctactagtattagggtttcataatggacgactaggattagttttatctaatggtatataatctgcgggttttttgggcgggtattagcttaaaccaacctcgcacccacagacaacggttttttttttcataaccaaccccgcacccacaacgggcgggtatggattaaaaacccacggatttagcgggtacgggtgggtttgggtattgtgggcgggtcttgtgcagccctatctCCAACTCTCACCAGAGTGTACATTAATATCCGTGGGATGTTAAGTGTGGTTGTATACGACAGATCTTATATGGGACCTTAACTAATTATAGAAGGGCCACAATGACTGTTACTATGGACCTAATTAGCTCTTGAATTATTGCATTCCAAAACCAGTTTTAGATATTTATTTAATTGGACGACGATCAAAAGGAGGAGTCCCTTAGTGATGAAAAAATGTTGAGTCCGTCGCAATGTTTGTGCAGAGAAACTGAAAATTGGCCTTTTGGAAATcacaatttcatgaaattaagctCAAACTTGGGATCatcaataaaattgattacaGATTTCAGTCAAACACCACTAAACAAACAAATTCACAGTTTAAATTTCTTTAAAATAGCCATCAGATCGATTGAAATCGATCAATTTCAGTATCATTTTATTAAAAAGCAGTTCCCTTTCATCGTCGGCCTTCACTGCTGCAGCAGTAATCTAGTAACTAGTATTCTTTTGAGACCACTTGATTCGCTTGAGTTAGTTAAAGGAGTTAGTCTTTGTAATCGCGGACAGGAATAAGGCAATGATTGCACGAGTTTAGTAATTAGAACCTCCCGCATCACAACCATAATCAACACAATCCATGCCACACGCAAAGTAGCTATTTGGGCATAATTGTACATGAATTATAGCAATATCACTTGTCTCATGATCTATAGCTTGTGTTAGGTCTACTAATGTATGGTAAGACTCCTTCAGGAGTTAACATATCAAATTTTGTGGATTATCAATTCAATAATTATAGATGTCTAAAAcatctaattttatatctagtgtttatgttttctttgcgagtttttttgtaaattatgtatcttatgtttgtttttgagcatataggtactttggagtcatgggGATTAAAGGCTCAATTCATTGCCCGGAGTCATTGTGCATTGATGGATGCCGAGCTAGGAAGCATACAAGCCATTCAGGGTCGCCCTTATCCAGCAACTGGGTGCCGATAGCAGTTTTGGTTCCTACATgaccctaaaattgagagaagTTTATcaatcatttactttacttctcaAACTCAGAGAAGACAGAAAAGAGCCATGGCGGCATTATCATCCAGAGAGTAATTCAGGGGAGGAATGGTCAAGGAATTGTTGGTGATTTTGAGGATCGATGGATAGAAGAGAATATCTCTTTGTCAGTTTAATGAGTTTGAGAGATGTTCACAGTTCAGGAaaatgaagaattagggtttgaacttGGAGGAAATCGATGGTGAAATTGACCGAGAAGAAAATAAAGCTACTGACTGAAATGATTCATAGTATGAGAAGGATATTGAACACTGGGTTTGTATGAATTCCTGATGTAGTGGTGAATCTGTGCCGAGAAGAACAGAGAGAAGTTGTTGCTGCTGTGTTGTTTTGATGGAGGAATTTAAAGGAGAAATTGAGGGTTTATGAAGAATTATatgatgggttttgtttgatTGGGTTTCTGAGCTCGAGATTCAAGCTAGGTCAGGATGAAGATACTGGATTTGAATGGTGATGATTTTTTGcaatagatgtatgcttaggtttcAGGTTCAAAGTTCAGGTGCAAGTTAGAATTGGTGGTGGTACTGTTGATTCAGATTTGCAGATACTGATTGAGGCAGGAGCAGCAACGTGTTGGTGTTGGTTGTGCGCAAGCAAGAGCAGGTGCTGGTGGTTGAATGGAGGAGTTGCCAGTTCAGGTCAGGTACTGTGCAGTGGGTATGTGGAGTTAAGAAGCTGAAATGGTGGTGCGAACGGTGCAATGAGCTACAGATGATGGAATTGGGAGGGTTGCAATGACTGCAGCTGAGTAAAGATGGTGTTAGTGGTTGCTGCCAAGGGATGTAGTTCAAATGGGTACAGGTACTGACATTGCAGGTGCTTTGCAAGAAATGGGATTTGAATCTGAGTTGGAACATATGAACAGAGATGAAGACAATGGAAGATTGGGTTTTGTTTGCATCGAGAATAAGAGGAGCAGCTGTTGTTGATGGGTGAGATTGAGAAAGGTCTGAGATTGAGCTGAAACTGCAGATAGAGAGATGCTGTTTGCGGAGGAATTGATAAAGGGTTTTAATGATTTCAGAAACTGAATTGAGAAATTGTTTACTGAGATGGGTTCTTTCCCATTTCGAGTTTACAGTGAGTGTAGAAGAAATTCAGGCTACTGGTTGTTTCGGAtggaaggagaaaatggtgttgtAAAGAATTATTGACTTCCTGGTGGTGTTGAAGTTAAGATGGAGCTCATGGAAGACTTGGTTATGCACTGAAATTGATTGAGAAATGTTGCAGTGCAGATTAAGAATTAGAGCTGATGGTACTGTGTTGCAAGTGTGGGTTGAACTGAACTGAAGTTGGTGGTTGAACTGATTGCAGTAAGGCAGGAGCTGACATGTTGTAGGTTATGAAGCTGTTTTAGGTAGCTCTGAGTTCAATAGCAGATGCAAGAATAGCTGGAAGTGGAATGTGTGCTAAATGTATGAGCAGTTGGTGGCGGCATTAAGCTTGATGTTGAACTGGCATTGCAGTCAAGAGCAGAAGGAGTTAATGGCTTGGTGCTGAT harbors:
- the LOC113333064 gene encoding probable protein disulfide-isomerase A6, which gives rise to MEKSQIWFGIVFLGLLLLSSAVTADDVVILTDENFEKQVGQDRGALVEFYAPWCGHCKKLAPEYEKLGGNFKKAKSVLIGKVDCDEHKSVCGKYGVSGYPTLQWFPQGSLEPKKYEGPRTAEALTEFVNTEAGTNVKLVTIPSSVVVLTGENFNEIVLDETKDVLVEFYAPWCGHCKSLAPIYEKVASAYKLEGDVVIANLDADKHKDLAERYGISGFPTLKFFPKGNKAGEDYDGGRDVDDFVSFINEKCGTSRDGKGQLTSQAGIVASLDALVKEFVSASNEEKKAVVSRIEEEVEKLKDSSARYGKIYLKAAKTCLEKGSDYATKEMERLKRMLEKSISPAKADEFNLKKNILSTFAA
- the LOC113333065 gene encoding uncharacterized protein LOC113333065 — translated: MAFSFRLKPLFFVITLLCMSSLCCKSEDEDYGDNGVQVHENGNNPVEVHGGGNGVQGGTGVEDPAQIVAKALYCFNDRYVYSSCKESYRLTQSGNINVPREATDEYCSGACLTETHLVLDCIGNILSNFLFYNKATIWDIKATIKAGCSDTDERGNFNVAEHLESNDAHKVTTVRGASFYVSNLPIMIFLGWYFVL